The Bacteroidota bacterium genome includes a region encoding these proteins:
- the ribD gene encoding bifunctional diaminohydroxyphosphoribosylaminopyrimidine deaminase/5-amino-6-(5-phosphoribosylamino)uracil reductase RibD, translating into MQYCLGLASRGSGFVAPNPMVGALVVAEGSIIGEGWHQEFGAAHAEVNALNNVKPENVHLLSEATLFVTLEPCNHFGKTPPCTEKIINSGIKKVVVGTLDPNPLVSGKGIARLKENGIEVIVGLLEKDCRDLNKFFFCFHEKKRPYITLKWAQSSDGFIAGENNTPVHFTNSYSDHLVQKMRAVHMAIFVGGRTVLSDDPKLTNRSGSGKNPLRISLDTQNDFPPNFSIFNSEAESIIFNFEKNEIRGNVEFIKIERGENTFGQIMNFLFEKKINSILVEGGSNTIDQLIKSNLWDEMKIFNTPKILSAGIIAPAPAGKEISTEKIYDNTLITRHNA; encoded by the coding sequence ATGCAATATTGCTTAGGTTTAGCATCAAGAGGATCGGGATTTGTGGCACCGAATCCCATGGTGGGTGCTTTGGTGGTTGCTGAAGGCAGTATAATAGGGGAGGGTTGGCATCAGGAATTTGGCGCGGCGCATGCGGAAGTTAATGCGCTGAATAACGTTAAACCGGAAAATGTACATTTGCTTTCGGAAGCTACTTTGTTCGTTACACTCGAGCCATGTAACCATTTTGGAAAAACACCTCCATGCACCGAAAAAATTATTAATAGCGGAATTAAAAAAGTGGTGGTTGGCACCTTAGATCCTAATCCGCTCGTTTCCGGTAAAGGTATTGCGAGATTAAAAGAAAATGGCATAGAGGTAATAGTTGGTTTACTCGAAAAAGATTGTCGCGACCTCAACAAATTCTTTTTCTGTTTTCACGAAAAAAAACGTCCTTATATTACCCTAAAATGGGCGCAGAGCAGTGATGGATTTATTGCAGGGGAAAATAATACTCCTGTGCATTTTACGAACTCCTATTCCGATCATCTGGTGCAAAAAATGCGGGCGGTACATATGGCAATATTTGTTGGTGGGAGAACGGTATTATCAGATGATCCCAAACTGACAAACAGATCGGGAAGTGGTAAAAATCCATTGAGAATTTCTCTGGATACACAAAATGATTTCCCCCCAAATTTTTCTATTTTTAATTCTGAAGCGGAAAGTATTATTTTTAATTTTGAGAAAAATGAGATAAGAGGGAATGTTGAATTTATTAAAATTGAAAGGGGAGAAAATACTTTCGGGCAAATAATGAATTTTTTATTTGAAAAAAAGATAAACAGTATTCTTGTGGAAGGCGGATCAAACACTATTGATCAATTGATCAAATCAAATTTGTGGGATGAAATGAAAATATTTAATACACCAAAAATATTATCCGCAGGGATTATTGCTCCTGCCCCAGCCGGCAAGGAGATCAGCACAGAAAAAATATATGATAATACCTTAATTACACGACATAACGCATGA